One genomic segment of Ignavibacteriota bacterium includes these proteins:
- a CDS encoding PorV/PorQ family protein, with protein sequence MVKNNGLWFVVCGLWFVVCSFINVYAGAKYAGEFIAIGVGGRALGLGGAYVALANDATSAYWNPAGLSKLQYPQISLMHDERFAGLVNYDFAALALPFGKRTTFAVSAIRLGVDNIPNTQFAGLDANGNLLPPDQIQNFSRIDPSRVTYFNAADWALYFSYAKQQSEDFSYGANLKIIRRDQDEGSATGIGFDAGAQYHATENLFLGATIQDITTTLIAWNTGRNEFLTPTFKLGGAYIQPLGDFRLIPTIDTDIRFEGREYSAQAHLGPASLDFHLGGEIQYQQFAALRVGYSDIGSLNFGAGIHLPKLDIDYTFAKFDAENQLGNTHRVSLTFTLEAEQFKRASE encoded by the coding sequence ATGGTTAAGAACAATGGTTTGTGGTTTGTGGTTTGCGGTTTGTGGTTTGTAGTTTGTAGTTTTATAAACGTTTATGCAGGCGCGAAATATGCCGGTGAGTTTATTGCAATCGGCGTTGGCGGAAGAGCATTGGGACTTGGCGGTGCGTACGTTGCACTCGCGAACGATGCGACTTCGGCGTATTGGAATCCTGCCGGGCTTTCCAAACTTCAGTACCCGCAAATCTCACTCATGCACGATGAACGATTCGCCGGTTTGGTGAATTATGATTTCGCGGCGCTCGCGCTACCGTTTGGAAAACGAACAACATTTGCAGTGAGCGCTATCCGGCTTGGTGTTGATAACATTCCCAACACACAATTTGCCGGACTTGATGCGAACGGCAATTTGTTACCTCCCGACCAAATTCAGAATTTTTCTAGAATTGACCCGTCACGCGTCACCTATTTTAATGCGGCGGATTGGGCATTGTATTTTTCCTACGCAAAACAACAAAGCGAAGATTTTTCCTACGGAGCGAATTTGAAAATCATTCGCCGCGACCAAGACGAAGGCTCGGCAACAGGAATCGGGTTTGATGCAGGCGCGCAATATCATGCAACAGAGAATCTCTTTCTCGGCGCAACCATTCAGGACATCACAACGACATTGATTGCATGGAATACCGGACGAAATGAATTCCTTACGCCGACATTCAAACTTGGCGGCGCATACATTCAACCGCTTGGTGACTTCCGTTTGATTCCGACGATTGATACAGACATACGTTTTGAAGGAAGGGAATATTCTGCACAAGCGCACCTCGGTCCGGCAAGTTTGGATTTTCATCTTGGCGGAGAAATTCAGTATCAGCAATTCGCCGCGCTCCGTGTTGGTTACAGTGATATTGGTTCGCTGAACTTCGGAGCGGGGATTCATCTTCCGAAACTCGATATTGATTACACGTTCGCCAAGTTCGATGCGGAAAACCAACTTGGCAACACCCATCGCGTTTCGCTTACCTTTACGCTCGAAGCGGAACAATTCAAACGGGCATCGGAATAA
- the moaD gene encoding molybdopterin converting factor subunit 1 — MNIQVKFFAVTRDIVGASQKTIALPEQATTNDLLEHLIHCYPKFAEWKPFIRIAVNHEYIIQERVLSEQDEVALIPPVSGG; from the coding sequence ATGAACATACAAGTGAAGTTTTTCGCTGTAACGCGAGATATTGTGGGGGCAAGCCAGAAAACTATCGCTTTGCCCGAACAGGCAACAACGAATGATTTACTTGAGCATCTCATTCATTGTTATCCGAAGTTCGCTGAATGGAAACCATTTATTCGTATTGCTGTAAACCATGAGTATATTATTCAAGAGAGAGTTTTGTCTGAACAGGATGAAGTTGCACTTATTCCTCCGGTAAGCGGCGGATAA
- a CDS encoding ornithine carbamoyltransferase, with amino-acid sequence MPTKLPILPNAVRGKDYIETKDWSIKEIELALKTSSDLKKMFRAGKSHRYLPDKTIFLFFFDKSTRTRNSFEAGATQLGAHAHFIAAETSQVAHGESPRDMGIILSSYGHAIAIRHDLVPGEGNSYMREVAKNSDRPVLNMQCDIDHPFQTLADLMTIREEFGKNLRGRKIAVSWAYAPSYAKPMSVPQGLITLMPRFGLDVVLAHPPEYKLMKSEMEYAKKAAKENGTKFEVVDNMDEAFKDADIVYPKSWGIETLFHKPEEALKLSKKYKYWICDEKKMKLTKKEAIYMHCLPADRGYEVTDAVIDGPQSRVFPEAENRLHTCKSVMALTM; translated from the coding sequence ATGCCAACAAAACTCCCCATTCTCCCGAACGCCGTTCGGGGAAAAGACTATATCGAAACCAAAGACTGGTCAATCAAAGAAATTGAACTCGCGCTGAAAACTTCTTCAGATTTGAAGAAGATGTTCAGAGCAGGAAAGTCGCACCGGTATTTACCGGACAAAACGATTTTCTTATTCTTCTTTGATAAATCAACACGCACAAGAAATTCGTTTGAAGCAGGAGCGACACAACTTGGAGCGCACGCGCATTTCATCGCGGCGGAAACATCACAGGTTGCTCATGGAGAATCGCCGAGAGATATGGGAATCATTCTTTCGAGTTACGGTCATGCGATTGCCATTCGCCACGACCTTGTGCCGGGGGAAGGAAATTCATACATGCGCGAGGTTGCAAAGAATTCAGACCGACCTGTGCTGAACATGCAATGCGATATTGACCATCCGTTTCAAACGCTTGCCGATTTGATGACAATCAGAGAAGAATTCGGAAAGAATTTGCGCGGGCGAAAGATTGCTGTTTCGTGGGCGTACGCACCGAGTTATGCGAAGCCAATGTCTGTCCCGCAAGGATTGATTACATTGATGCCGCGCTTCGGACTTGATGTTGTTCTCGCTCATCCGCCGGAATATAAATTGATGAAAAGCGAAATGGAGTACGCGAAGAAAGCCGCGAAAGAAAACGGAACCAAGTTTGAAGTTGTTGATAACATGGATGAAGCGTTCAAAGATGCCGACATCGTGTATCCAAAATCGTGGGGAATTGAGACACTGTTTCATAAGCCGGAAGAAGCATTGAAACTCTCAAAGAAATACAAGTATTGGATTTGCGATGAGAAGAAAATGAAACTCACAAAGAAGGAGGCGATTTACATGCACTGTCTTCCGGCAGATCGAGGTTACGAGGTCACCGATGCAGTGATTGATGGTCCACAATCGCGTGTGTTTCCCGAAGCAGAAAACCGTCTCCATACTTGCAAATCAGTGATGGCGTTGACAATGTGA
- a CDS encoding YgeY family selenium metabolism-linked hydrolase: MKPSFEHIYKTAQKNEPQVAQFLRDIIAIKSLSSQEEQVIHRIKQEMEKCNFDEITIDGMGNILGRIGHGKHIIAMDAHVDTVDVGNPANWTIDPFKGAEKDGIIYGRGACDMKGALASIVYGGKIIKELGLEDDYTLYIVGSVQEEDCDGLCWQYIINEDKLRPEVVVITEPTNLAVYRGHRGRMEIEVRTRGISCHGSAPERGVNAVYKMAPIIQDIEKLNERLGGEPFLGKGTVTIAEVRSTSPSLCAVADSATIHLDRRLAATDTLESAVKEIQELPSVKKAGAEVVVLDYAVPSWKGLTYPTKKYYPTWLLPENHSVLDAGVKTFEGLFGTKPEVSRWVFSTNGVAVMGMHGIPCIGFGPGNEIYAHMATEQIPIEHLVKASAWYAAFPLNYFNGQRER, translated from the coding sequence ATGAAACCTTCATTCGAACACATCTACAAAACAGCACAAAAGAACGAACCACAAGTCGCTCAATTTCTTCGCGACATTATTGCCATCAAATCATTAAGTTCGCAGGAGGAGCAAGTCATTCATCGCATCAAACAGGAGATGGAGAAATGCAACTTCGATGAGATTACGATAGACGGCATGGGTAACATTCTCGGTCGCATCGGTCACGGGAAGCACATCATTGCGATGGATGCGCATGTGGATACGGTTGATGTCGGTAACCCGGCAAACTGGACGATTGACCCGTTCAAAGGCGCGGAGAAGGACGGTATCATCTACGGTCGCGGCGCATGCGATATGAAAGGCGCGCTCGCTTCAATTGTCTATGGCGGAAAAATTATCAAAGAACTTGGACTTGAAGACGACTACACGCTTTATATTGTCGGAAGTGTGCAGGAGGAAGATTGCGACGGACTCTGCTGGCAATATATCATCAATGAAGATAAGTTAAGACCGGAAGTTGTGGTGATTACCGAGCCGACAAACCTTGCTGTCTATCGCGGTCACCGCGGGAGAATGGAAATTGAAGTACGCACAAGAGGAATTTCGTGTCACGGCTCTGCGCCGGAACGCGGAGTAAATGCTGTCTATAAAATGGCGCCAATCATTCAGGATATAGAAAAGTTGAATGAACGTCTTGGCGGCGAACCGTTCCTCGGAAAAGGAACGGTGACGATTGCTGAAGTCCGTTCGACTTCGCCTTCGCTCTGTGCCGTTGCTGATTCAGCAACGATTCATCTTGACAGACGACTTGCCGCAACCGATACGCTCGAATCAGCCGTCAAAGAAATTCAAGAACTGCCGAGTGTGAAGAAAGCGGGAGCCGAGGTTGTCGTTCTCGATTATGCAGTCCCGAGTTGGAAAGGATTAACATATCCAACAAAAAAATATTACCCGACATGGCTGTTACCGGAAAATCATTCTGTGCTTGATGCTGGCGTAAAAACGTTTGAGGGATTATTTGGCACCAAGCCGGAAGTGAGTCGCTGGGTATTTAGTACGAACGGTGTTGCCGTGATGGGAATGCATGGTATTCCTTGTATCGGCTTTGGTCCCGGAAACGAAATTTATGCGCACATGGCAACCGAGCAAATCCCGATTGAGCATCTTGTGAAAGCAAGCGCGTGGTATGCGGCGTTTCCTTTGAATTATTTTAATGGTCAACGTGAACGGTGA
- a CDS encoding type II toxin-antitoxin system VapC family toxin, producing the protein MILFDSSVWVAYFHKRDAHHQKAVHLVSNSFQNNEQIIVPEFVYAEVLNSVWRLTQNEHDVNSCKRVFLQGSPLIQLELGGSVFWYQLIEQTMMKVNLKASDLIVAASAVFYQVQKFETFDEKLRREMKKLFF; encoded by the coding sequence ATGATTCTTTTTGACAGTTCTGTTTGGGTAGCGTATTTTCACAAAAGAGACGCTCACCATCAAAAAGCAGTTCATCTTGTATCGAATTCATTTCAAAACAATGAACAGATTATTGTACCGGAATTCGTGTATGCAGAAGTATTGAATTCAGTATGGAGACTCACACAAAACGAGCATGATGTTAACTCTTGCAAACGTGTTTTTCTTCAAGGCTCACCTCTCATACAATTAGAATTAGGTGGCTCTGTTTTCTGGTATCAACTAATAGAACAAACAATGATGAAGGTGAACCTGAAAGCTTCAGACTTAATCGTTGCTGCATCTGCTGTATTTTATCAAGTTCAAAAATTTGAAACGTTTGATGAAAAACTTCGTCGTGAAATGAAAAAATTATTTTTTTAG
- a CDS encoding molybdopterin molybdotransferase MoeA, which yields MINAQEALQIVSDSVQSLGTVTISFENALGYVLAEDILSSENIPSFDNSAMDGFAIRSEDGKNVPVVLQIVDEISAGTLSSKTIERGECTTIMTGAKIPPGCDAVIQHEWTEKIHEHEVRLLRSVIPGHNIRRAGDDIQQGETVLERGQRIRPQEVGVLASLGKQFVSVYRKPTVAILATGNELVEINKPLTEGKIRNSNLYALKSLVRELGCNVMDLGIARDDREELKTKVGQGLLADMLITSGGVSVGKFDFVLETMKELGVEKKNWKVNIKPGMPLFFGMAGNEPVFGLPGNPVSSFITFVEFVKPAILQMSGNNVSRERVPLMATLATEIMKKDAKRHFVRGILENRNGTLHVKTTGTQSSNVLTSLTKANCLIHLPEEKEAFRVGDVVEVELL from the coding sequence ATGATAAACGCACAGGAAGCATTACAAATTGTTTCAGACTCAGTCCAATCTCTTGGTACGGTAACTATTTCGTTTGAGAACGCACTCGGTTACGTCCTTGCTGAAGATATTCTATCAAGTGAAAACATTCCGTCGTTCGATAACTCAGCAATGGATGGATTTGCCATTCGATCGGAAGATGGCAAAAACGTTCCCGTTGTTCTGCAAATCGTTGATGAAATTTCAGCAGGAACTTTATCAAGCAAAACTATAGAACGAGGAGAGTGTACGACAATTATGACCGGTGCGAAAATTCCACCGGGTTGCGATGCTGTCATTCAACACGAATGGACAGAAAAGATACATGAACATGAAGTGCGATTACTCCGAAGTGTAATTCCCGGACACAACATTCGCCGTGCGGGAGATGACATCCAACAAGGAGAAACAGTTTTGGAACGCGGGCAACGGATTCGACCTCAGGAAGTTGGTGTTCTTGCTTCACTTGGAAAACAATTTGTCTCTGTGTACAGAAAACCAACGGTTGCCATTCTCGCCACAGGAAACGAACTAGTGGAAATTAACAAACCTCTGACAGAAGGAAAAATCAGAAACAGCAATCTCTACGCGCTGAAATCATTAGTACGTGAACTTGGTTGCAATGTTATGGATTTGGGGATAGCAAGAGATGACAGAGAGGAGTTAAAAACAAAAGTGGGACAAGGCTTACTTGCTGATATGCTCATTACGTCTGGCGGAGTTTCGGTCGGTAAATTTGATTTCGTCCTCGAAACAATGAAAGAACTCGGGGTAGAAAAAAAAAATTGGAAAGTCAACATCAAGCCGGGAATGCCGCTTTTCTTTGGGATGGCTGGAAATGAACCTGTGTTTGGGCTTCCGGGAAATCCTGTCTCTTCCTTTATAACATTTGTCGAGTTTGTGAAACCGGCAATTCTTCAGATGTCAGGAAATAACGTATCGAGAGAACGAGTACCGTTGATGGCAACACTCGCGACAGAAATAATGAAGAAAGATGCCAAGCGGCATTTTGTTCGTGGCATTCTTGAAAACAGAAACGGGACGTTACACGTGAAAACGACAGGAACACAATCATCGAACGTGTTGACTTCATTGACGAAGGCAAACTGTTTGATTCATTTGCCTGAAGAGAAAGAGGCGTTTCGCGTGGGTGATGTTGTAGAAGTTGAGTTGCTATGA
- the dnaX gene encoding DNA polymerase III subunit gamma/tau, with translation MSFIVTARKWRPMVFGDVVGQSHVTTTLRNAIATNRLHHAFVFSGPRGVGKTTTARILAKAINCLHPNNIDPDNSCEFCTEITEGRSVHVFEIDGASNRGIEEIRSLREAVRYGPAKGKYKVYIIDEVHMLTKEAFNALLKTLEEPPSYVIFVFATTEIHKVPLTILSRCQRFDFRRVTVEEICSRLRFIAEKENIVIDDEALFLLAHKADGSMRDAQSLFDQVVSFCGTNIDAQQIMQALNIVDQELYFRVTSLIKSKEPQGMLSLVEEIMSKGYDFREFVNGFIEHLRNLLIARSTGSVKFIEASDAFKKRYQQESSSFTETDLLRLIKIGTDTEAAIKWSQQPRYKLEIALLQMQKMDSSILIDQLLQQLESIKQKMNGGFSKQASGESDLFGGATTGKPALKSPLKKMDDETNLPSQPLRATSEPTRTYVATSKNITTPQQTVTQSFEQRVTPISMDEAFSKWQMFVNGAKKEKIHVGTMLSESKLKDVKENRLQISCPDDFHLETFNRHKQFLFTLAEQVYGAKVRLEAIVSQVEPLQHSAGTNSEQAEPTNAAPPTAYNDLLNHPITQLIIKEFGCEVVE, from the coding sequence ATGAGTTTTATTGTTACCGCCCGTAAGTGGCGACCAATGGTGTTTGGCGATGTTGTCGGGCAATCGCATGTGACGACAACGTTGCGAAATGCAATTGCAACCAACCGGTTGCATCATGCATTTGTGTTCAGCGGACCGCGTGGTGTCGGCAAAACGACTACGGCGCGGATTCTCGCGAAAGCCATCAACTGCCTTCACCCGAATAATATTGACCCGGACAACTCGTGCGAGTTCTGCACGGAAATAACCGAAGGACGGAGCGTTCATGTATTTGAAATTGATGGCGCATCCAATCGCGGCATCGAAGAAATCCGTTCGTTGCGCGAGGCGGTGCGGTACGGTCCGGCAAAAGGAAAATACAAAGTCTATATCATAGACGAAGTTCACATGCTCACGAAAGAGGCGTTCAATGCGTTATTGAAAACGCTCGAAGAACCACCGTCGTATGTCATCTTTGTTTTTGCAACAACAGAAATACACAAAGTTCCTCTCACTATTCTTTCCCGTTGTCAACGATTCGATTTCCGCCGTGTGACGGTTGAAGAAATTTGTTCGCGGCTTCGCTTCATCGCCGAAAAAGAAAACATCGTCATTGATGATGAAGCACTGTTTCTCCTTGCGCACAAGGCAGATGGCTCGATGCGCGACGCTCAAAGTCTCTTCGACCAGGTTGTCTCGTTCTGCGGTACGAACATTGACGCTCAGCAAATCATGCAGGCGTTGAACATCGTTGACCAGGAATTGTACTTCCGTGTTACCTCGCTCATCAAATCAAAAGAGCCGCAGGGAATGTTATCGCTCGTGGAAGAAATCATGAGCAAGGGATACGACTTCCGCGAGTTTGTCAACGGCTTCATTGAGCATCTCCGCAATTTGTTGATTGCCCGCTCCACCGGTTCGGTGAAATTCATCGAAGCATCGGATGCGTTCAAGAAAAGGTATCAACAGGAAAGTTCTTCGTTCACAGAAACGGATTTATTGCGGCTCATCAAAATCGGAACGGATACAGAAGCGGCAATCAAATGGAGCCAACAACCGCGCTACAAATTGGAAATCGCTTTGTTGCAAATGCAAAAGATGGATAGCAGTATCCTGATTGACCAACTTCTGCAACAACTTGAATCCATCAAACAGAAGATGAACGGAGGTTTTTCCAAACAAGCAAGCGGTGAATCAGATTTGTTCGGCGGAGCGACGACCGGAAAACCTGCGTTGAAATCCCCATTAAAAAAGATGGACGATGAAACCAATCTTCCGTCGCAACCGTTGCGGGCAACATCCGAACCAACGAGAACATACGTGGCAACATCAAAGAATATTACTACGCCACAGCAAACTGTAACACAATCGTTTGAACAACGTGTCACGCCCATCAGTATGGATGAAGCGTTCAGTAAGTGGCAGATGTTTGTCAACGGAGCGAAAAAAGAGAAGATTCACGTCGGCACGATGCTTTCCGAAAGCAAACTGAAAGACGTAAAAGAAAACCGTCTTCAGATTTCCTGCCCCGATGATTTTCATCTGGAAACTTTTAACCGCCACAAACAGTTTTTGTTTACGCTTGCAGAACAGGTCTATGGCGCGAAAGTCCGGCTTGAAGCGATTGTCTCACAAGTCGAACCGTTGCAACATTCTGCCGGAACAAACTCCGAGCAGGCAGAACCAACGAACGCCGCACCTCCAACTGCATACAATGACTTACTGAATCATCCAATTACTCAACTCATAATTAAAGAGTTTGGATGTGAGGTTGTTGAATAA
- a CDS encoding XdhC family protein — protein MDIYSEILSALETEESIMLATVISTSGSTPASALSKMLVKRGGVLTVGTIGGGCMEGEVVQHANRIYGSGKAEIHSFELNEDETESGLICGGTLEVLLEPITREHIKLFTEVKAIRDEGEDCVVTTLVSPEGTIAMKEVLPIAPQHTTEWGSRVVKKMEKLVFAFSDPEFQSKPISDIVKKAFHNQQTKRMKTEQGEFFLEPVRGTPSLIIFGGGHVSKYISSFASIAGFQVTIVDDREKYANPVRFPEATATLALDYGQALEKLKIRESTYVVIVTRGHQYDEEILKRIIKTPARYIGMIGSKRKVLTTYEHLLPRGISIEALKRVHAPIGIEIGAVTAEEIGVSIVAQLINERRGGVPLRNKSAELNEQLRAFEQKKSIA, from the coding sequence ATGGATATATACTCAGAAATACTTTCCGCGCTCGAAACAGAAGAGAGCATCATGCTCGCAACAGTAATTTCGACGAGCGGTTCGACTCCGGCTTCCGCGCTTTCAAAAATGCTTGTGAAGCGTGGCGGTGTTTTGACTGTCGGGACGATTGGCGGAGGTTGCATGGAAGGTGAAGTTGTGCAACATGCTAATCGGATTTATGGAAGCGGGAAAGCAGAAATTCATTCATTTGAATTAAATGAAGATGAAACTGAATCGGGATTGATTTGCGGCGGAACTCTCGAAGTGCTTCTCGAACCGATTACGAGAGAGCATATCAAACTGTTCACAGAGGTTAAAGCGATTCGCGACGAAGGCGAAGATTGTGTTGTAACCACATTGGTTTCGCCTGAAGGAACAATCGCGATGAAAGAAGTTCTTCCGATCGCGCCGCAACATACAACCGAGTGGGGAAGCCGTGTTGTCAAGAAAATGGAAAAGTTGGTGTTCGCTTTTTCTGACCCGGAATTTCAATCGAAACCGATTTCCGATATTGTGAAGAAAGCCTTTCACAATCAGCAGACAAAACGAATGAAGACTGAGCAAGGAGAATTTTTCCTTGAGCCGGTACGCGGTACGCCTTCGCTTATTATTTTCGGAGGTGGTCATGTCTCAAAATATATTTCTTCATTTGCTTCGATTGCCGGATTTCAGGTAACGATTGTTGATGACCGTGAGAAGTATGCAAACCCGGTCCGGTTTCCGGAAGCGACAGCAACGCTTGCGCTTGATTACGGACAAGCATTAGAGAAATTGAAAATCCGCGAATCAACATACGTTGTGATTGTCACGCGCGGGCATCAGTATGATGAGGAGATTCTCAAGCGTATCATCAAGACTCCGGCACGGTACATTGGAATGATTGGAAGTAAGAGGAAAGTTCTGACGACGTATGAACACTTACTTCCCCGCGGAATTTCTATTGAGGCGTTGAAACGCGTTCACGCTCCGATTGGAATTGAAATCGGCGCAGTGACTGCGGAGGAAATTGGCGTCAGCATCGTTGCACAACTTATCAATGAACGCCGCGGAGGAGTCCCGTTACGAAATAAATCTGCGGAACTGAATGAGCAACTCCGGGCGTTTGAGCAAAAGAAATCAATTGCCTGA
- a CDS encoding nucleotidyltransferase family protein, whose amino-acid sequence MIVGVILAAGASSRMGTPKPLLKIGEETFLQRIVRVLHSARVMENILVLGSHAEQLQASLSWFDGKIVVNNHWEQGQMCSLRAGLSAVEIEKAHGVIVCPVDRPLLTQSLVVDLLQGFWKSNKNIVLPKYNERRGHPVIFGTSMFDALQTAPMNESARFIIHNHPEEILEVPVDEEGVLVNIDTPDDYKFLQMKFAQ is encoded by the coding sequence ATGATAGTCGGTGTTATTCTTGCGGCGGGGGCTTCCAGCAGAATGGGAACTCCCAAACCATTATTGAAAATTGGGGAGGAAACATTTCTTCAGCGTATTGTTCGTGTTCTCCACTCAGCAAGAGTGATGGAAAATATTCTGGTTCTTGGTTCACACGCAGAGCAACTTCAAGCCTCGTTGTCGTGGTTTGATGGAAAAATTGTAGTGAACAATCATTGGGAACAAGGGCAGATGTGTTCGTTACGAGCAGGACTTTCAGCAGTAGAAATTGAAAAAGCGCACGGCGTTATTGTTTGTCCGGTTGACCGACCATTGCTGACACAATCGCTTGTAGTTGATTTATTGCAGGGCTTCTGGAAATCAAACAAAAATATCGTTCTCCCCAAGTACAACGAACGACGGGGACATCCCGTAATTTTTGGAACCTCTATGTTTGATGCGCTTCAAACTGCACCGATGAATGAAAGCGCCCGGTTCATCATCCATAACCATCCGGAAGAAATTTTGGAAGTTCCTGTTGATGAAGAAGGTGTCCTTGTGAACATTGATACGCCGGATGATTACAAGTTTTTGCAAATGAAATTTGCTCAATGA
- a CDS encoding amidohydrolase family protein — protein MRYNLKTLTLLLMCCVTVVISQRQRPIVLEEATVIDSWNTGPITNCFIVIEGNKISYIGKRYEVEIPENAQKFNLKGKYVIPGLIDVESRFRTPEELRTLLSWGVTSANCSFESIEEGERFSQMTKVDSAQFPDIYVTAPMFGSPGNDVVLNVKPKTPEDARAQVRLLHSKKISRFKILCNKKQTNEGLPVEQLDSSVILALIDEAKKLGISTAIQTSSIKEAQMAIEAGVSILVGGIQDEQLGSSLIDEMVQRNTYYVSTLSRYEAFSDAKKFLNNILSDSLFRSTLTQSELTTYAQPEAVRLNDNRFPEFTVSPERLALVYGNSGAIVKHYIPVPMGTDVPSLPGISAHIELENLVKAGLTPMQAIVSATAISAECLGQRKNLGFLYMNYQADMLVLEKNPLEDIRNTRTISMIIKKGKIFTPKELREPVQK, from the coding sequence ATGAGATACAATCTGAAGACACTAACATTGTTGCTGATGTGTTGTGTTACGGTAGTAATATCGCAACGTCAACGTCCGATCGTGCTGGAAGAGGCAACGGTGATAGATTCGTGGAATACGGGACCAATCACAAATTGCTTTATCGTGATTGAAGGAAACAAAATCTCGTACATCGGAAAACGGTATGAAGTTGAGATTCCGGAAAATGCTCAGAAATTTAATTTAAAAGGAAAATACGTCATTCCAGGATTAATTGATGTTGAATCCCGGTTCAGAACACCGGAAGAACTCAGGACGCTTCTTTCATGGGGAGTTACTTCGGCGAATTGCTCGTTTGAATCTATTGAAGAGGGAGAGCGATTTTCTCAAATGACAAAAGTTGATTCCGCTCAATTTCCCGACATCTATGTTACGGCGCCAATGTTTGGTTCGCCGGGTAATGATGTGGTTCTCAACGTCAAACCAAAAACACCGGAGGATGCACGCGCTCAGGTTCGATTGCTTCATTCAAAGAAAATCAGCCGCTTCAAAATATTGTGTAACAAAAAACAGACGAACGAAGGTTTACCGGTTGAACAATTGGATTCATCCGTTATTCTCGCATTGATTGATGAAGCAAAGAAACTTGGAATCTCTACGGCGATTCAGACATCGTCAATCAAGGAAGCACAGATGGCGATTGAAGCGGGAGTTTCCATACTCGTTGGAGGAATTCAGGATGAGCAATTGGGAAGTTCTCTTATTGATGAGATGGTACAGCGAAATACGTACTATGTTTCCACTCTCTCGCGATATGAAGCATTTTCCGATGCAAAAAAATTCCTCAACAATATTTTGTCCGATTCTCTTTTTCGTTCAACATTGACACAATCTGAACTTACAACCTATGCTCAGCCAGAAGCCGTACGTCTCAATGATAACAGGTTCCCGGAGTTCACTGTTTCTCCCGAGCGTCTTGCTCTAGTGTATGGTAATTCCGGTGCGATAGTGAAGCATTATATTCCTGTGCCGATGGGAACTGATGTTCCGTCTCTCCCCGGCATCAGCGCACATATTGAATTGGAAAATTTGGTGAAAGCCGGATTGACACCGATGCAGGCTATTGTTTCCGCAACAGCAATTTCTGCCGAGTGTCTTGGTCAGAGAAAGAACTTGGGATTTCTCTACATGAATTATCAGGCAGATATGCTCGTGTTGGAGAAAAACCCTCTCGAAGATATTCGTAACACACGCACAATTTCGATGATTATCAAAAAGGGGAAAATATTTACCCCGAAAGAGTTGCGCGAACCGGTTCAGAAATAA
- a CDS encoding molybdenum cofactor biosynthesis protein MoaE, with the protein MINIVQHSINIQEVIASVSDAGAGGIDVFIGTTRDNAKGKRVLWLEYEAYEPMALKTMQQIVDEANGQWKLKKVSAVHRIGRVDIGEASVVIAVSSAHRKEAFEACRFLIDRLKQIVPIWKKEFFEDGSVWVDSRINNLKE; encoded by the coding sequence ATGATAAATATCGTACAACATTCAATAAACATTCAGGAAGTTATTGCAAGCGTGAGCGACGCAGGCGCGGGAGGAATTGATGTATTCATAGGAACAACACGAGACAATGCTAAGGGCAAACGCGTTCTCTGGCTTGAGTATGAAGCCTACGAACCGATGGCATTGAAAACGATGCAACAGATTGTGGATGAGGCAAACGGGCAATGGAAATTGAAAAAGGTTTCAGCCGTGCATCGCATTGGTCGAGTTGATATTGGTGAAGCGAGTGTTGTTATTGCAGTCTCTTCCGCTCACCGAAAAGAAGCGTTCGAAGCATGCCGATTTTTGATTGACCGACTGAAACAAATAGTTCCCATTTGGAAAAAGGAATTTTTTGAAGATGGAAGTGTTTGGGTTGATTCAAGAATTAACAATTTGAAGGAATAA